From a single Arthrobacter sp. SLBN-112 genomic region:
- a CDS encoding DedA family protein yields MQAVNEFILAAAGQPWVLVLVLACCIIDGFFPPVPSESVVVGLAAVAATADVPNPLLLALVAGAGAFSGDNIAYLLGRRVGTSRWAWMRGPRMQSAFRWAGRELRKRPASLILVARFVPIGRVAVNLTAGATHYPHLRFVGLTILSASLWAAYSVAIGLFFGQWFEDNHVLGAAIAIVCAVALGILVDLVINKFRGKPNVVERIREPGT; encoded by the coding sequence ATGCAGGCCGTCAATGAGTTCATCCTCGCCGCAGCCGGACAACCCTGGGTGCTGGTCCTGGTGCTGGCCTGCTGCATCATTGACGGCTTCTTCCCGCCCGTCCCCAGCGAATCCGTGGTGGTGGGCCTTGCAGCCGTGGCAGCCACCGCCGATGTTCCCAACCCGCTGCTCCTGGCCCTGGTTGCGGGGGCGGGCGCCTTCTCCGGTGACAACATCGCCTACCTGCTGGGCCGGCGGGTGGGCACCAGCCGCTGGGCGTGGATGCGCGGCCCGCGCATGCAGAGCGCATTCCGCTGGGCGGGCCGTGAACTGCGGAAGCGGCCGGCGTCGCTGATCCTGGTGGCCCGCTTTGTCCCCATCGGCCGGGTGGCCGTCAACTTGACCGCCGGGGCCACCCATTATCCCCATTTGCGGTTCGTGGGCCTGACCATCCTTTCGGCCAGCCTGTGGGCCGCGTACTCGGTGGCGATCGGACTCTTCTTCGGCCAGTGGTTCGAGGACAACCACGTCCTGGGTGCGGCAATTGCCATTGTCTGTGCGGTGGCGCTGGGCATCCTGGTGGACCTCGTGATCAACAAATTCCGGGGCAAACCCAACGTTGTGGAACGGATCCGGGAACCCGGCACCTGA
- a CDS encoding DedA family protein, whose product MEFINEAVLHAAGQWWIYPVLLVFFFVDGFAMVVPSETLIVALAAFSRHSGEPNLWILGLTALIGAICGDNMAYLLGRKIGLDRWGWMRRPKVRKVFAWARYELEKRGAVLIFTARYIPWGRVAVNYVAGSTGFSHRRFFVFDAFACVTWVGYSLGIGVLASSFPWLHHNPLLSAGIAVVFAIVLGIVIDHLLRWWHKRLGRNDAPDTDGWSDETPTSGHEGRPGTQALVVPSAEAGPAVK is encoded by the coding sequence GTGGAGTTTATTAATGAGGCCGTGCTCCATGCAGCGGGCCAGTGGTGGATTTACCCCGTCCTGCTGGTGTTCTTCTTCGTCGACGGCTTCGCCATGGTGGTCCCCAGCGAGACCCTCATCGTGGCGCTGGCGGCGTTCTCCCGGCACAGCGGCGAACCCAACCTTTGGATCCTCGGCCTCACGGCCCTGATCGGCGCCATCTGCGGCGACAACATGGCCTACCTGCTCGGCCGCAAGATCGGCCTGGACCGGTGGGGGTGGATGCGCCGGCCCAAGGTCCGGAAGGTCTTCGCCTGGGCGCGCTATGAGCTGGAAAAGCGTGGCGCCGTCCTGATCTTCACCGCCCGGTACATCCCCTGGGGCCGGGTGGCCGTCAACTACGTCGCCGGCAGCACCGGTTTCTCGCACCGCAGGTTCTTCGTTTTCGACGCCTTCGCCTGCGTCACGTGGGTCGGTTACTCCCTTGGAATCGGCGTTCTTGCCAGCTCGTTCCCCTGGCTGCACCACAACCCCCTGCTGAGCGCGGGCATCGCCGTCGTGTTCGCCATCGTCCTCGGCATCGTCATCGACCACCTGCTGCGCTGGTGGCACAAACGGCTGGGCCGGAACGACGCCCCTGATACGGACGGCTGGAGCGATGAAACCCCGACCTCCGGCCATGAGGGGCGGCCCGGCACCCAGGCCCTCGTGGTGCCTTCGGCGGAGGCCGGCCCCGCGGTCAAGTAG
- a CDS encoding adenosine deaminase yields MTEPIVDAAPAIDFDLKSLPKVSLHDHLDGGLRPATIIELAEAVGHTLPSTDPVALGQWFRESADSGSLVRYLETFDHTVAVMQTYDGLFRVAKEFVEDLADDGVVYGEVRWAPEQHLQKGLSLDEAVEAVQDGLEAGVEAVSESGREIQVGQLITAMRHADRGQEIAELAVRHRNKGAVGFDIAGAEDGFLPSRFKDAFTYLAQHNFPATVHAGEAAGLDSIQSALVDGRALRLGHGVRIAEDIMVEFDDDEDAGDTVGLVTLGDLSSWVRDRGIALEVCPSSNLQTGAIAEFGEGIESHPLDMLYQLGFNVTINTDNRLMSGVTLTDEFNLLVETFDYDLDDLLELTLNAAEASFLPLEEKEALVEYINDAYANLG; encoded by the coding sequence GTGACTGAGCCCATTGTTGACGCCGCCCCTGCCATCGATTTTGACCTGAAGAGCCTGCCCAAGGTTTCCCTTCACGACCACCTGGACGGAGGACTCCGTCCGGCCACCATCATCGAACTGGCGGAGGCCGTTGGCCACACGCTCCCCTCAACAGACCCCGTGGCCCTGGGGCAGTGGTTCCGGGAATCAGCGGATTCCGGATCCCTGGTCCGCTACCTGGAAACGTTCGACCACACCGTTGCCGTGATGCAGACCTACGACGGCCTGTTCCGGGTGGCGAAGGAATTCGTCGAGGACCTTGCCGACGACGGCGTGGTGTACGGCGAAGTCCGCTGGGCCCCCGAACAGCACCTCCAGAAGGGCCTCAGCCTCGATGAAGCCGTCGAGGCAGTCCAGGACGGCCTGGAAGCCGGCGTCGAAGCAGTCTCCGAAAGCGGCCGCGAAATCCAGGTGGGCCAGCTGATCACCGCCATGCGGCACGCCGACCGTGGCCAGGAGATCGCCGAACTGGCCGTCCGCCACCGCAACAAGGGCGCCGTGGGCTTTGACATCGCCGGGGCCGAGGACGGCTTCCTGCCCAGCCGCTTCAAGGACGCCTTCACCTACCTCGCCCAGCACAACTTCCCCGCCACGGTTCACGCCGGCGAGGCCGCCGGGCTGGACAGCATCCAGTCTGCGCTGGTGGACGGCCGGGCCCTGCGTCTGGGACACGGCGTCCGCATCGCGGAGGACATCATGGTGGAATTCGACGACGACGAGGACGCCGGCGACACCGTGGGCCTGGTTACCCTGGGGGACCTCTCCAGCTGGGTCCGCGACCGCGGCATCGCCCTGGAAGTCTGCCCCTCCTCAAACCTCCAGACCGGCGCCATCGCCGAGTTCGGCGAAGGCATCGAAAGCCACCCGCTGGACATGCTCTACCAGCTGGGCTTCAACGTCACCATCAACACGGACAACCGCCTGATGAGCGGCGTCACCCTGACCGATGAGTTCAACCTGCTGGTGGAAACCTTCGACTACGACCTCGACGACCTGCTGGAGCTGACCCTCAACGCCGCCGAGGCATCCTTCCTGCCCCTGGAGGAAAAGGAAGCGCTGGTGGAATACATCAACGACGCCTACGCCAACCTTGGCTGA
- a CDS encoding MazG nucleotide pyrophosphohydrolase domain-containing protein — MGALTHASLVEYLLEEAYEVAEAIEDGHPDAELRGELGDVLLQVVLHARLAEERDAFTFDDVARGLGAKMIRRNPHVFKPDGSLQDSFPATVGEIEQKWDAVKRAERPERLNAFEGIPDALPALAKAHKSLDRAARGGLGLPEGAPVPKSEDELGNLLLAVVRSARDNGMDAERALRAAVRRYQSDQADQSGPAAS; from the coding sequence ATGGGTGCCCTGACCCACGCTTCACTGGTGGAGTACCTCCTGGAGGAGGCGTACGAGGTGGCCGAGGCCATCGAGGACGGCCACCCGGACGCCGAACTCCGGGGCGAGCTGGGAGATGTCCTGCTCCAGGTGGTGCTGCATGCCCGGCTGGCGGAGGAGCGGGACGCGTTCACGTTCGACGACGTGGCGCGCGGCCTGGGTGCCAAGATGATCCGCCGCAACCCGCACGTCTTCAAACCCGACGGTTCCCTGCAGGACAGCTTCCCGGCGACGGTCGGGGAGATCGAGCAGAAGTGGGATGCGGTCAAGCGGGCCGAACGCCCGGAGCGGCTCAATGCCTTTGAAGGCATTCCGGACGCGCTGCCTGCGCTGGCCAAGGCCCACAAGTCGCTGGACCGGGCCGCCCGCGGGGGCCTGGGGCTCCCCGAGGGGGCTCCCGTTCCCAAGAGCGAGGATGAACTCGGAAACCTGCTGCTCGCCGTCGTGCGTTCCGCCCGGGACAACGGAATGGACGCCGAGCGTGCCCTGCGTGCCGCGGTCCGCCGCTACCAAAGCGACCAGGCTGACCAAAGCGGCCCAGCAGCATCATGA